GCCGCGCGTACCGGATCGGCATCGGCGGCCCGGTCGGGTCGGGCAAGACGGCGCTGACCGCGGCCCTGTGCCGCGCGCTGGGCGACGAAGTGAACCTCGCGGTCGTCACGAACGACATCTACACCACGGAGGACGCGGACTTCCTGCGTCGCGCGGGGGTCCTGGACCCGGCCCGGATCGAGGCGGTGCAGACGGGCGCGTGCCCGCACACGGCGATCCGCGACGACATCACCGCGAACCTGGACGCGGTCGAGCGCCTGGAGGAGAAGTTCCCCGGCCTGGACCTGGTGATCATCGAAAGCGGCGGCGACAACCTGACGGCGGTGTTCAGCCGCGGGCTGGCCGACAGCCAGATCTTCGTGGTGGACGTCGCGGGCGGGGACAAGGTGCCGCGCAAGGGCGGCCCCGGCGTCACGACGGCGGACCTGCTGGTGATCAACAAGATCGACATCGCACACCTGGTGAACGCCGACATGACGGTGATGACGTCGGACGCGCACCGGATGCGGGGTGAGCTGCCGGTCATCACACAGTCCCTTGTGGATACCCCGGACGCCCCGGCGGTGGCCGCCTGGGTGCGTTCCCTGCTGTGA
This genomic window from Amycolatopsis mongoliensis contains:
- the ureG gene encoding urease accessory protein UreG; its protein translation is MPAEHGHGHFHEVNFDPTAAEPDHYDAAPTAGRAYRIGIGGPVGSGKTALTAALCRALGDEVNLAVVTNDIYTTEDADFLRRAGVLDPARIEAVQTGACPHTAIRDDITANLDAVERLEEKFPGLDLVIIESGGDNLTAVFSRGLADSQIFVVDVAGGDKVPRKGGPGVTTADLLVINKIDIAHLVNADMTVMTSDAHRMRGELPVITQSLVDTPDAPAVAAWVRSLL